The Styela clava chromosome 2, kaStyClav1.hap1.2, whole genome shotgun sequence genome contains a region encoding:
- the LOC120336744 gene encoding deleted in azoospermia-like: MEDPIPRRVFVGNFDFQTTEAELLSTFEACGRIVNVNIVRKSLTDYYGFVTFMDSITAEDVLSGKYSFFIRGRKLRIRKAYLRSKNFDEIAMSASFQRAPMTILDMNKILASFERQCVIEKQMNMSGINVFNGGKAHYTPTSVIASLTGSHMQL, from the exons ATGGAAGATCCAATTCCGAGACGAGTATTTGTGgggaattttgattttcaaactaCCGAAGCTGAGCTCCTCTCAACGTTCGAG GCATGCGGAAGAATCGTTAACGTAAACATTGTCCGTAAAAGCCTGACTGATTATTACGGATTCGTCACATTCATGGATTCTATTACAGCAGAAGATGTCTTAAGTGGAAAG TATAGCTTCTTCATTCGAGGACGAAAACTTCGGATCAGGAAAGCCTACTTGAGATCAAAAAATTTCGATGAAATTGCCA TGTCAGCAAGTTTTCAACGTGCGCCCATGACTATTTTGGACATGAATAAAATTCTGGCATCGTTTGAGCGACAATGTGTGATTGAAAAGCAAATGAATATGTCCGGAATAAAC GTCTTCAATGGCGGAAAAGCACATTACACACCGACATCGGTCATTGCTTCTCTTACTGGATCACATATGCAGCTTTGA
- the LOC120336738 gene encoding C-type lectin TsL-like isoform X1, with the protein MTLISYVNFTDVSQAESNNGRVQVQTTPEQRKKDTSINRMRTSTIILSAGLLLVTMFAIANFALVLQVKNSKQPKIMNLIIKSENWYEASNGKMYKVFDNDLTFTDAMHSCERLGGRLASAGIRDKKLKSEIISGLGLRKNLKTWIGLRDVFAEGQWKWLDGVATVSNKIDWMTGQPSNFTQFFMYKFEADCVLMSVSNDGKLEDEACNFYHYYMCEV; encoded by the exons ATGACTCTTATATCGTACGTTAATTTCACCGACGTTTCCCAGGCAGAGAGTAACAATGGGAGAG TTCAAGTACAAACAACTCCTGAACAGAGAAAGAAGGATACATCGATAAATAGAATGCGGACTTCCACCATTATACTGTCTGCTGGACTGCTTCTTGTCACAATGTTTGCAATTGCAAACTTTGCCCTAGTTTTGCAG GTCAAGAACTCCAAGCAACCGA aAATTATGAATCTGATTATTAAGTCAGAAAATTGGTACGAAGCCAGCAACGGTAAAATGTACAAAGTCTTCGATAACGACCTCACATTCACGGACGCGATGCATTCCTGTGAGCGTCTGGGAGGTAGACTAGCATCTGCTGGAATCCGAGATAAAAAGTTGAAGAG cgagattatttcggGTCTTGGGCTCAGAAAAAATCTCAAAACATGGATTGGATTGCGAGATGTGTTTGCAGAAGGTCAGTGGAAATGGTTGGACGGTGTCGCGACCGTCTCTAACAAGATAGATTGGATGACCGGTCAACCGAGCaattttactcaattttttatgtacaagTTTGAAGCTGATTGTGTTTTAATGTCTGTTTCCAACGATGGAAAACTTGAGGACGAAGCTTGCAacttttatcattattatatgTGTGAGGTATAA
- the LOC120336738 gene encoding hepatic lectin-like isoform X2, producing MRTSTIILSAGLLLVTMFAIANFALVLQVKNSKQPKIMNLIIKSENWYEASNGKMYKVFDNDLTFTDAMHSCERLGGRLASAGIRDKKLKSEIISGLGLRKNLKTWIGLRDVFAEGQWKWLDGVATVSNKIDWMTGQPSNFTQFFMYKFEADCVLMSVSNDGKLEDEACNFYHYYMCEV from the exons ATGCGGACTTCCACCATTATACTGTCTGCTGGACTGCTTCTTGTCACAATGTTTGCAATTGCAAACTTTGCCCTAGTTTTGCAG GTCAAGAACTCCAAGCAACCGA aAATTATGAATCTGATTATTAAGTCAGAAAATTGGTACGAAGCCAGCAACGGTAAAATGTACAAAGTCTTCGATAACGACCTCACATTCACGGACGCGATGCATTCCTGTGAGCGTCTGGGAGGTAGACTAGCATCTGCTGGAATCCGAGATAAAAAGTTGAAGAG cgagattatttcggGTCTTGGGCTCAGAAAAAATCTCAAAACATGGATTGGATTGCGAGATGTGTTTGCAGAAGGTCAGTGGAAATGGTTGGACGGTGTCGCGACCGTCTCTAACAAGATAGATTGGATGACCGGTCAACCGAGCaattttactcaattttttatgtacaagTTTGAAGCTGATTGTGTTTTAATGTCTGTTTCCAACGATGGAAAACTTGAGGACGAAGCTTGCAacttttatcattattatatgTGTGAGGTATAA
- the LOC120336721 gene encoding 5'-3' exonuclease PLD3-like has translation MSTDHATATDGLKSATDKKQENVNFKKFHRSEIIFLGSTIALVTLTACATVLLSPVNTAPADSTKCFDICKLTLVETIPDNLTFPSGSPTHLDTYASWNSLIDEAVYGIDIGSSYWTLREEDVVPDPSAWKGEKIFDRLLEVGKDGGISIRIAQNNNSDPNQMNDTTILANEGAAAVRTLDFDKLLGAGILHTKMWMADNMHFYVGSANLDWRSLTQVKELGIMVTDCACMGRDLQKVFSVYWKLGEDGATVPAEWPPELATDINLENPTSLEIGGLNETMYISVAPPQFLPEGRTSDLTALLDIIDKAQEFIYIALMDYFPVTLYQKNNVYWPIIDNRLRAAAFERGVKVRLMPSWWKYSKQTVKAFLRSLEDVSPAMRNGTIEVKMFEVPAYTPAQENLPYSRVNHNKYMVTETTAFIGTSNWSGDYFLDTAGVSVIISQKKGSVASERNIHVQLKAVFERDWNSPYARTIDEAGT, from the exons ATGTCCACAGACCACGCTACGGCTACAGATGGATTGAAATCTGCAACTgataaaaaacaagaaaatgttaACTTTAAAAAGTTCCATAGATCGGAAATAATATTCCTGGGTTCCACTATTGCTCTGGTTACTCTGACTGCATGTGCTACCGTCTTGTTATCACCAGTGAATACAGCACCAGCTGATTCAACCAAGTGCTTTGACATTTGCAA ATTGACATTAGTGGAAACAATACCAGACAATTTAACATTTCCATCCGGCAGTCCTACACATCTGGACACTTATGCCAGTTGGAATTCTCTCATTGATGAAGCAGTCTATGGAATTGATATTGGATCTTCTTATTGGACTTTGCGAGAAGAAGATGTTGTTCCAGATCCATCCGCTTGGAAG ggagaaaaaatatttgatcgcTTGCTTGAAGTTGGTAAAGACGGTGGCATTTCTATACGGATTGCACAAAATAACAACAGTGATCCAAATCAAATGAATGACACTACAATATTGGCGAATGAAGGAGCAGCTGCTGTTCGAACACTTGATTTTGATAAGCTACTCGGTGCAGGCATCTTGCATACAAAAATGTGGATGGCTGACAACATGCATTTTTATGTTGGAAGTGCAAATCTTGATTGGCGGTCTCTGACACAg GTTAAAGAGCTTGGCATAATGGTAACAGATTGTGCTTGCATGGGGCGTGATTTGCAAAAAGTTTTTTCTGTGTATTGGAAATTAGGTGAAGATGGGGCAACAGTACCTGCTGAATGGCCCCCAGAACTAGCAACTGACATTAATCTTGAGAACCCAACATCTCTTGAAATAGGAGGACTGAATGAAACTATGTATATTTCA GTTGCACCTCCCCAGTTTCTACCGGAGGGTCGTACATCAGATCTAACTGCTCTTCTAGACATCATAGACAAGGCTCAAGAATTTATCTATATTGCTCTTATGGATTATTTCCCAGTAACATTGTACCAGAAGAATAATGT GTACTGGCCAATCATTGATAACAGGCTGAGAGCAGCTGCATTTGAGAGAGGTGTGAAAGTGAGATTAATGCCATCCTGGTGGAAATACAGCAAACAAACTGTTAAAGCTTTTCTTAGGTCATTGGAAGACGTCAGTCCTGCAATGAGGAACGGCACTATTGAAGTG AAAATGTTCGAAGTACCGGCTTATACACCTGCACAAGAAAACCTTCCATATTCAAGAGTCAATCACAATAAATATATGGTGACAGAAACAACGGCTTTTATTG GTACCTCAAACTGGTCTGGTGACTATTTTCTGGACACGGCTGGAGTTTCAGTTATCATATCACAGAAGAAAGGCAGCGTTGCAAGTGAGCGCAACATTCACGTTCAATTAAAAGCAGTTTTTGAAAGAGATTGGAATTCTCCTTATGCGAGGACCATTGATGAAGCCGGGACATAA